Proteins from one Salinispora arenicola genomic window:
- a CDS encoding ATP-grasp domain-containing protein, whose product MHTAPTDHRPRLLLVASGMRPYREYLLASIATAYRVHLFHSADPGWERPYLDGWTVLGSTIDGPAMAAAARPLHREEPFAGVLCWDEGRIHATSSVAAELGCRNGDPTVVWRLRDKAQTRQALAAAGVPQPQSVPVNSVQEALLAAAAIGYPVILKPRGLGASLGVVRVDDSDGLRRLFPFTHGTTAPDPVQYSTDAPVLVEQCVCGTEVSVDAVVTDGQVVPLFVARKKVGYPPYAEEVGHLVDAADPLLHDGAFVDLLQRTHGALGFRDGCTHTEYMLTEDGPQLIEVNGRLGGDMIPYLGKLATGVDPGLVAAAAACGLPPRTVPTRRRVAGVTFSYVDSDDTTVTSVTIDHARLPPTVDHVVTLVSAGQVVSPPPKGTVWGRIAYVTAVADTWQECQAALDAATRAVAFTRHEKRR is encoded by the coding sequence ATGCACACCGCACCGACCGATCACCGTCCCCGGCTGTTGCTGGTGGCCAGCGGCATGCGCCCGTACCGGGAGTACCTGCTCGCGTCGATCGCCACCGCCTACCGCGTCCACCTGTTCCACAGCGCCGACCCCGGCTGGGAGCGGCCCTACCTCGACGGCTGGACCGTCCTCGGTTCCACCATCGACGGTCCGGCGATGGCGGCAGCCGCTCGACCGCTCCATCGGGAGGAACCGTTCGCCGGGGTGCTGTGCTGGGACGAGGGTCGCATTCACGCCACCTCCTCCGTCGCCGCGGAACTCGGCTGTCGCAACGGCGACCCGACGGTGGTCTGGCGGCTGCGGGACAAGGCCCAGACCCGGCAGGCGCTCGCCGCCGCCGGCGTACCCCAGCCGCAGTCGGTGCCGGTGAACTCCGTGCAGGAGGCCCTGCTGGCCGCCGCGGCGATCGGCTACCCGGTGATCCTCAAGCCCCGCGGGCTCGGCGCCAGCCTGGGAGTGGTCCGGGTCGACGATTCCGACGGCCTACGCCGGTTGTTCCCGTTCACCCACGGCACGACAGCACCTGACCCGGTCCAGTACAGCACGGACGCTCCGGTCCTGGTCGAGCAGTGCGTCTGCGGGACGGAGGTCAGCGTCGACGCGGTGGTGACCGATGGGCAGGTGGTGCCCCTGTTCGTGGCCCGTAAGAAGGTCGGCTACCCGCCGTACGCCGAGGAGGTCGGGCACCTGGTGGATGCGGCGGACCCGTTGCTGCACGACGGCGCCTTCGTCGACCTGCTCCAACGGACCCACGGCGCCCTGGGCTTCCGGGACGGCTGCACCCACACCGAGTACATGCTCACGGAGGACGGCCCGCAGTTGATCGAGGTCAACGGTCGACTGGGTGGGGACATGATCCCGTACCTCGGGAAGCTGGCCACCGGCGTGGACCCCGGTCTGGTCGCGGCCGCGGCGGCGTGCGGCCTGCCGCCGCGGACCGTACCCACGCGTCGACGGGTGGCGGGGGTGACCTTTTCCTACGTGGATTCGGACGACACCACCGTCACGTCGGTGACCATAGATCACGCACGGCTTCCGCCGACCGTGGACCACGTGGTGACGCTGGTGTCCGCCGGTCAGGTGGTCTCACCGCCGCCGAAGGGCACCGTGTGGGGGCGGATCGCCTACGTCACGGCAGTGGCCGACACCTGGCAGGAGTGTCAGGCCGCGCTCGATGCGGCGACCAGGGCCGTGGCTTTCACTCGACATGAGAAACGGCGATGA
- a CDS encoding pyridoxamine 5'-phosphate oxidase family protein: MTGAVGPPLSGTPRTRLRRGREKARGRREALLDVLAAGFVCHLGVVVEGVVMVVPTVYGYDPDTLYLHGSVASRSLAGPPDEVCVTVTVLDGVVLARSVFEHSVNYRSAMIYGRPGDVTDDTEKLAALRLITEHVAPGQWDYARQPNRRELAATRLWALSLGEASVKVRSGGPDDADSADARDGRWAGELPVLTGFGTPVPDPALPVGTPVPRHVADLPGTWPGRG; this comes from the coding sequence GTGACCGGCGCCGTCGGTCCACCGTTGTCCGGCACGCCCCGCACCCGCCTGCGGCGTGGGCGCGAGAAGGCACGTGGCCGACGGGAGGCACTGCTCGACGTCCTCGCCGCCGGCTTCGTGTGTCACCTCGGGGTGGTCGTGGAGGGCGTCGTCATGGTGGTGCCCACCGTCTACGGCTACGACCCCGACACCCTCTACCTGCACGGGTCGGTGGCCAGCCGATCCCTCGCCGGTCCACCCGACGAGGTCTGCGTCACGGTCACGGTGCTGGACGGTGTGGTGCTCGCACGCTCGGTGTTCGAGCATTCCGTCAACTACCGCAGTGCGATGATCTACGGCAGGCCGGGTGACGTCACCGACGACACCGAGAAGCTCGCCGCGCTGCGCCTGATCACCGAGCATGTCGCCCCGGGGCAGTGGGACTACGCCCGGCAACCCAACCGGCGGGAGCTGGCGGCTACCCGCCTGTGGGCCCTCTCCCTGGGCGAGGCGTCGGTCAAGGTCCGCAGCGGAGGGCCGGACGACGCGGACAGCGCCGACGCCCGTGACGGCCGGTGGGCGGGTGAACTGCCGGTGCTCACCGGGTTCGGCACGCCGGTGCCCGACCCGGCGCTGCCGGTCGGCACACCGGTGCCACGCCACGTCGCGGACCTGCCGGGCACCTGGCCGGGGCGCGGCTGA
- a CDS encoding MmcQ/YjbR family DNA-binding protein produces MVTVADIRTRALALPRSYEALVRDRVTFRVGRIVYLSIAPDETTMGFAHPKEERNALIIARPTTFFMPSSSDERYNWAQVRLAALDAEELDELVLDAWCMAVPRGVAAAELSRRGLVVPDRPPRVPTDGLTTSSRVARRADVR; encoded by the coding sequence ATGGTCACCGTTGCCGACATACGCACTCGCGCTTTGGCGCTGCCGCGCAGCTACGAGGCGCTCGTGCGGGACCGGGTCACGTTCAGGGTCGGTCGGATCGTGTACCTGTCGATCGCGCCCGACGAGACGACCATGGGCTTCGCCCATCCCAAGGAGGAGCGGAACGCGTTGATCATCGCCCGGCCGACCACATTCTTCATGCCGTCGTCCTCCGACGAGCGGTACAACTGGGCCCAGGTTCGACTGGCCGCGCTGGACGCCGAGGAACTCGACGAACTGGTCCTCGATGCCTGGTGCATGGCCGTGCCCCGTGGCGTTGCGGCTGCCGAGCTCAGCCGACGAGGGCTGGTGGTGCCCGACCGGCCGCCGCGCGTGCCCACCGATGGGCTGACGACCTCCTCGCGGGTGGCCCGACGGGCCGACGTCCGGTGA
- a CDS encoding NIPSNAP family protein, which translates to MNTTDGRLLEIRMFRVRPGTREEFDRISREGTVPMMRRYGFTVLACGPQLDEDDGYYLVRVFDSAQQRLDLSQRLYASQEWIDNYEQPVMAMIVDYRHALLPAYGAIVAGLADPTVG; encoded by the coding sequence ATGAACACCACCGACGGCAGGCTGCTGGAGATCCGGATGTTCCGGGTGCGACCCGGCACCCGGGAGGAGTTCGACCGGATCAGCCGCGAGGGAACTGTGCCGATGATGCGTCGCTACGGCTTCACCGTACTCGCGTGCGGCCCGCAGCTCGACGAGGATGACGGCTACTACCTTGTCCGGGTCTTCGACTCGGCCCAACAGCGGCTCGACCTGTCCCAACGGCTGTATGCCAGCCAGGAGTGGATCGACAACTACGAGCAGCCGGTGATGGCGATGATCGTTGACTACCGTCACGCGCTGCTGCCGGCGTACGGCGCGATCGTCGCCGGGCTCGCAGACCCCACGGTAGGCTGA
- a CDS encoding metal-dependent hydrolase family protein, with product MANAVVVLEDATIRYAGPAEHAPKVAEARRSRAHTVLPGLWDSHVHFMGLRSADVGILPQEPVALRAARTVADLRAALDAGFTSVREVGGLGLDLARAVEEGTAVGPSVYAAGCALSTTGGHGDLHSYPLAWMEEFARHGGELRLADGEAECVRAVREQLRRNAKVIKVYASGGVLSEVDHPIHRQFTDRELRAIVEVAGLADRVVAAHCHGKPGMMAAIEAGVRTIEHGTYLDEEVAAAMRETGAILVTTRTIMQELIDSRALPPYALRKLESIVDRHAEAIVIARESGVRIAAGTDVALTGAELPDSWGRNGRELPLLAEIGFSPLEVIEAATAAAPATLGPQAPRSGQLVEGYDADVITLDADPLADIGVLAKPAHITGVWKAGGRVA from the coding sequence GTGGCGAACGCCGTCGTTGTCCTTGAGGACGCGACGATCCGGTATGCCGGGCCGGCGGAGCATGCCCCCAAGGTGGCCGAGGCGCGGCGCAGCCGGGCGCATACCGTACTGCCCGGCCTGTGGGACAGCCACGTGCACTTCATGGGGCTGCGTTCGGCTGACGTCGGGATCTTGCCGCAGGAGCCGGTGGCGCTGCGAGCCGCGCGGACGGTCGCCGACCTGCGTGCCGCACTGGACGCCGGGTTCACCTCGGTACGCGAGGTGGGCGGGCTGGGCCTCGACCTGGCCCGTGCCGTCGAGGAAGGTACCGCCGTCGGCCCGTCGGTCTATGCCGCCGGATGTGCCCTGTCCACCACGGGTGGTCACGGCGACCTGCACAGCTACCCGTTGGCCTGGATGGAGGAGTTCGCCCGGCACGGAGGTGAGCTGCGACTGGCTGACGGCGAAGCCGAGTGCGTCCGGGCGGTGCGGGAACAGCTACGACGTAATGCCAAGGTGATCAAGGTTTATGCCTCCGGTGGGGTGCTCTCCGAGGTCGACCACCCCATCCACAGGCAGTTCACCGATCGGGAACTGCGCGCGATCGTCGAGGTCGCCGGCCTGGCGGACCGGGTCGTCGCGGCGCACTGCCACGGCAAGCCCGGCATGATGGCCGCGATCGAAGCCGGCGTACGCACCATCGAGCACGGCACCTACCTGGACGAGGAGGTGGCGGCAGCGATGCGGGAGACGGGGGCGATCCTCGTCACCACCCGCACGATCATGCAGGAGCTGATCGACAGCCGGGCGCTCCCGCCGTACGCCCTGCGGAAGCTGGAGTCGATTGTCGACCGCCATGCCGAGGCGATCGTGATCGCACGAGAGAGCGGGGTACGGATTGCCGCCGGTACGGATGTCGCCCTCACCGGTGCCGAGCTGCCCGACTCGTGGGGCCGCAACGGGCGTGAGTTGCCGCTACTGGCAGAGATCGGGTTCTCGCCGCTGGAGGTGATCGAGGCGGCGACCGCCGCGGCTCCTGCCACCCTCGGACCCCAGGCGCCCCGTTCGGGTCAACTCGTCGAGGGGTACGACGCCGACGTGATCACCCTGGATGCGGACCCCCTCGCCGACATCGGCGTGCTGGCCAAGCCGGCACACATCACCGGTGTCTGGAAGGCCGGAGGCCGCGTCGCGTGA
- the pepN gene encoding aminopeptidase N gives MPSLTRAEAVGRSSGLHVRSYHVDLDLTTGADTFRSRTRITFDATGLPTFLDLKPHRVHTILLNGEAIDAGTLREGRLPIQPRTGRNAIDVDADMRYSRECEGLHRYVDPADGKVYVYAFVYVDNAPRVFACFDQPDLKAPYTFALRTPTDWQVMGTSSAVRTGPERWLLTESAPQATYLTTVVAGPYRSFRVEHGGVRLGLHCRDSLGDALTHDLDELVDVTRQCLDAYRDLFGVPYPYAKLDQVFAPEFSVLSLDHPACILLREQYLFRSTATDSERETRAVVLAHGISLMWMAGLVTSGWWDDLWLGQAFADYMAHRITSEATRFPGPPTTFAARRKGQAYVADQRPSTHPVAIDGADVQSALLDLDRISYFKGHSVIRQLATRLGDDALRAGLRRYFADHAHGTAGFADFLSALTAATGQDLEDWAQRWFRTANVTTLEPEIEVVDGRIVRAAVRQSAPRSHPTLRPHTLDIGLYDGAGGGHRMRVQVDGPLTALPQLVGEAAPRFLLLNDGDLSYAKIRFDPTSLASLPGILPTLEPINRAMVWCNLLLAVQDGAFPADAHLDLVTRMVAVETELSILAEVLEQARNDVADRFLDPVRRPAAMRAVAAALRHRLATLAPGDERQVTLFRALVDFSADPTELQGWLDGADTPVGLPVEADLAWRIRYRLAVLGRLDTNDIDHALRTDPRGDSAAAAARCHAARPDSAAKASAWRTITRDSSVSSYRLWALAEGFWQPEQADLTAPYVPRFFVEAPGLARLRGDLVLDLLLRFLYPRHAARTETLTAAADLLAREELPVPLRRRMADFTDDLRRAARARTVSANSTVAWGR, from the coding sequence ATGCCGAGTCTGACCCGCGCCGAGGCCGTCGGCCGCAGCAGCGGCCTACACGTCCGTTCGTACCACGTTGACCTGGATCTGACCACCGGGGCCGACACCTTCCGATCTCGAACGCGGATCACGTTCGATGCCACCGGGCTGCCGACCTTTCTCGACCTCAAGCCGCACCGGGTGCACACGATCCTGCTGAACGGCGAGGCGATCGACGCCGGGACACTGCGTGAGGGCCGGCTGCCGATCCAGCCCCGCACCGGCCGCAACGCGATCGACGTCGACGCCGACATGAGGTACTCCCGGGAGTGCGAGGGTCTCCACCGCTACGTCGACCCGGCGGACGGCAAGGTGTACGTCTACGCGTTCGTGTACGTGGACAACGCTCCGCGGGTGTTCGCCTGCTTCGACCAGCCGGATCTGAAGGCGCCCTACACCTTCGCGCTGCGCACGCCTACCGATTGGCAGGTGATGGGCACCAGCAGTGCCGTGCGCACCGGCCCCGAACGGTGGTTGTTGACCGAAAGCGCACCGCAGGCCACCTACCTGACCACCGTGGTCGCCGGACCCTACCGATCGTTTCGGGTTGAGCATGGCGGCGTACGCCTGGGCTTGCACTGCCGGGACTCACTGGGTGATGCGCTCACGCACGATCTCGACGAGCTGGTCGACGTCACTCGGCAGTGCCTGGACGCCTACCGTGACCTGTTCGGTGTCCCCTATCCCTATGCCAAGCTCGATCAGGTCTTCGCACCCGAGTTCAGCGTGCTGTCGCTGGACCATCCCGCCTGCATCCTGCTGCGGGAGCAGTATCTGTTCCGGTCGACCGCCACCGACAGTGAACGGGAGACCCGGGCGGTGGTCCTGGCACACGGCATCTCCCTGATGTGGATGGCCGGACTCGTCACCAGCGGTTGGTGGGACGACCTGTGGCTGGGCCAGGCATTCGCCGACTACATGGCGCACCGGATCACCAGCGAGGCCACCCGCTTCCCGGGGCCACCCACCACCTTCGCGGCCCGGCGCAAGGGACAGGCGTACGTCGCCGACCAGCGCCCCTCCACCCACCCGGTGGCGATCGACGGTGCCGATGTGCAGAGCGCCCTGCTGGACCTGGACCGGATCTCCTACTTCAAGGGGCACTCGGTGATTCGCCAACTGGCCACCCGGCTCGGCGACGACGCCCTGCGCGCCGGGTTGCGGCGGTACTTCGCCGACCACGCCCACGGCACGGCTGGCTTCGCCGACTTCCTCTCGGCCCTGACCGCGGCGACCGGACAGGACCTCGAGGACTGGGCGCAGCGCTGGTTTCGGACCGCGAATGTCACCACGCTGGAGCCGGAGATCGAGGTCGTCGACGGCCGGATCGTGCGGGCGGCGGTCCGGCAGTCCGCGCCGAGGAGTCACCCGACGCTACGCCCGCACACCCTCGACATCGGGCTGTACGACGGTGCCGGAGGTGGTCACCGGATGCGCGTCCAGGTCGACGGGCCGCTGACCGCACTTCCACAGCTTGTCGGCGAGGCCGCGCCCCGATTCCTGCTGCTCAACGACGGCGACCTCAGCTATGCCAAGATCCGGTTCGATCCGACCTCGCTGGCCAGTTTGCCCGGGATCCTGCCCACGCTCGAACCGATCAACCGGGCGATGGTCTGGTGCAACCTGCTACTCGCCGTGCAGGACGGCGCGTTTCCGGCCGACGCTCATCTTGACCTGGTCACGCGGATGGTGGCGGTCGAGACCGAGCTGTCGATCCTCGCCGAGGTGCTGGAGCAGGCCCGCAACGACGTGGCGGACCGCTTCCTCGACCCGGTCCGGCGACCCGCGGCCATGCGGGCCGTCGCGGCGGCACTGCGCCACCGGTTGGCCACGCTGGCACCGGGTGACGAGCGACAGGTCACCCTCTTCCGGGCGCTGGTGGACTTCAGCGCCGACCCGACGGAGCTTCAGGGCTGGCTCGATGGCGCAGACACGCCCGTCGGGCTCCCGGTCGAGGCCGATCTCGCGTGGCGGATCCGATACCGGCTGGCTGTGCTCGGCCGGCTCGACACCAACGATATCGACCACGCGCTACGTACCGATCCGCGCGGGGACAGCGCTGCCGCCGCCGCGCGCTGCCACGCCGCTCGCCCCGACTCCGCGGCGAAGGCGTCGGCGTGGAGGACGATCACCCGGGACAGTTCGGTGTCCAGCTACCGACTGTGGGCACTTGCCGAGGGCTTCTGGCAGCCGGAGCAGGCCGACCTGACCGCGCCGTACGTGCCACGGTTCTTCGTCGAGGCGCCCGGACTCGCCCGGTTGCGCGGCGACCTCGTGCTGGACCTGCTGCTGCGCTTCCTCTATCCCCGTCACGCCGCCCGCACCGAGACACTGACGGCAGCAGCGGACCTGTTGGCACGGGAGGAGCTTCCGGTGCCGTTGCGCCGGCGGATGGCGGACTTCACCGACGATTTGCGCCGGGCGGCGCGGGCCCGGACGGTGAGCGCCAACTCGACGGTGGCTTGGGGGCGGTGA
- a CDS encoding NAD(P)/FAD-dependent oxidoreductase, whose product MTMRITVVGAGLAGVLLGWRLRGLRPDVQLTLVTGPPRPDATGSSGGLVRAFEPAPSNAELAAESMAELVASPVLRRWSAYREIGSTYLLRGVADAGALRRVENVLPGSVALLDQPALTSGLPFRQLDRDVVGVAERRAGFLSPRRLRDRVLADLRRGGARFHAAPARRIAPDGSVHTGDGSTVAGDVTVVAAGAWTPALLTASGLPVSGLRTKQIQYTRFTVDLPGFGAFVDETTGLYGRPAGTGTFLFGLPCDNWNESPEALALDRALVTRVARRVRRQFGVDPVVGDSTASLDCYVDEGGLRLRPAGATGHIYTFTGGSGGAAKTALAASRRAALALRA is encoded by the coding sequence GTGACGATGCGGATCACCGTTGTGGGCGCCGGTCTCGCCGGTGTCTTGCTGGGCTGGCGACTGCGCGGTCTGCGTCCCGACGTGCAGCTGACGCTGGTCACCGGTCCGCCGCGCCCGGATGCCACCGGTTCGTCCGGTGGCCTGGTCCGGGCCTTCGAGCCGGCACCATCGAACGCGGAGTTGGCGGCCGAGAGCATGGCCGAGTTGGTCGCCAGCCCAGTGCTGCGACGATGGAGTGCCTATCGGGAGATCGGCTCGACCTATCTGTTGCGGGGCGTGGCCGACGCGGGCGCGCTGCGGCGGGTCGAGAACGTACTACCGGGTTCGGTGGCCCTGCTGGACCAGCCCGCCCTCACCTCGGGCCTCCCGTTTCGTCAGCTGGACCGGGACGTGGTGGGGGTGGCCGAGCGCCGGGCGGGATTCCTGTCCCCCAGGCGGCTCCGCGACCGGGTCCTCGCCGACCTTCGCCGTGGCGGCGCCCGGTTCCACGCCGCACCGGCACGGCGGATCGCACCGGACGGCTCCGTGCACACCGGCGACGGCTCGACCGTGGCCGGGGATGTCACGGTCGTCGCGGCCGGAGCGTGGACGCCGGCGCTACTGACCGCGTCCGGCCTTCCGGTGTCGGGTCTGCGGACGAAGCAGATCCAGTACACACGCTTCACCGTCGACCTGCCCGGTTTCGGCGCCTTCGTGGACGAGACGACCGGGCTGTACGGGCGGCCGGCCGGGACCGGTACCTTCCTGTTCGGCCTGCCATGTGACAACTGGAACGAGTCGCCGGAGGCGCTGGCGCTGGACCGCGCCCTGGTGACCCGGGTGGCACGGCGTGTGCGACGACAGTTCGGAGTGGACCCGGTCGTGGGCGACTCGACCGCGTCGCTCGACTGCTACGTCGACGAGGGCGGGCTACGGCTGCGCCCAGCCGGTGCCACCGGGCACATATACACCTTCACCGGCGGCAGTGGCGGCGCCGCGAAGACGGCGCTCGCGGCCAGCCGTCGGGCGGCACTCGCCCTACGGGCCTGA
- a CDS encoding LuxR C-terminal-related transcriptional regulator codes for MSLRVLICDERTLVSDGLRTLLEGETDVQVIGGTGSGAEAIVLAREGRPDVLLTGLRLQDMTGGEFLRRLREGGAELCPPVVVYALGEITDSMVDLVRAGANGVLAEDASKAELLIAVRAVASGHAMLGPPVARRMLDWLRSSDDPVGVPYPAVANNLTGREREILLLTARGLSADEIAGRLFISVATVRTHLYRLRCKLQLKDRAQLVTFAYQTGLARSVDSRFGCPPAGGLPAPSGGV; via the coding sequence GTGTCGTTGCGTGTGTTGATCTGCGACGAGCGGACACTGGTCAGTGACGGCCTACGAACACTTCTCGAGGGCGAGACGGATGTCCAGGTCATTGGGGGGACCGGCAGCGGCGCGGAGGCGATCGTGTTGGCCAGGGAAGGACGTCCGGACGTCCTGTTGACGGGCCTGCGGCTGCAGGACATGACCGGCGGAGAGTTCCTCCGGCGCCTCCGTGAGGGCGGAGCGGAGCTGTGTCCACCCGTGGTGGTGTACGCCCTTGGAGAGATCACGGACTCCATGGTGGATCTGGTCCGGGCGGGAGCCAACGGTGTGCTGGCGGAGGACGCGAGCAAGGCGGAGCTCCTCATCGCGGTCCGGGCAGTGGCCAGCGGTCACGCCATGCTCGGCCCGCCGGTCGCGCGCCGGATGCTCGACTGGCTCCGCAGCAGCGACGACCCAGTCGGCGTGCCCTACCCGGCCGTGGCCAACAACCTCACCGGTCGGGAACGCGAGATTCTCCTGCTCACCGCACGCGGGCTGTCGGCGGACGAGATCGCGGGCCGGTTGTTCATCAGTGTCGCGACGGTGCGGACCCACCTCTACCGGCTGCGGTGCAAGCTTCAGTTGAAGGACCGGGCACAGCTGGTTACGTTCGCCTACCAGACCGGCCTGGCCCGGTCGGTCGACAGCCGGTTCGGATGCCCTCCGGCGGGAGGCCTGCCCGCGCCCAGCGGCGGTGTGTGA
- a CDS encoding FAD-dependent monooxygenase, whose product MNDVPHPQVLIVGAGPTGLVLAAQLNRLGVDFRIIDKHAAPLELTKSAALHARTLEHFRDLGVVDQILAEGQRVDVLTLRTSHRDRLSVDFRVLADTAYPYILDIPQYRTEHILIDHLAQCGVPLHRNTTLVDLAEAATGVTATVTTPDGGTETITAQWVVGCDGAHSTVRELRGIGFDSATYSDPWVLCDAEIDWPLPRNEMTFSSDSVGIYGVFPLPGRRRYRLAYTQSIDATGQPVQPTLDDAQAALSRTGVPGTIESADQFWTFDLARGQATAYREGRVFLVGDAGHVHTPFGGQGLNLGVADAINLGWKLAAVVAGRAPATLLDSYQAERHRVGRQVVTFTHLGAEAMLLRGDPRRHLRDAVLAGLQASAPARRLLAHRLSQLGHSYRRTAGVTGRRGGLRGGDRLPDPMLFDGISNQPQRLHDQLATDRYTLLMAAAEPGAAMAREIGSLADAVARRWAGAVDLRLLTPAWQLAQFTSPRVPVLLDRGRTARGLYDSGAAAFVIRPDRHLGYAGPLDRARVEQHVSAVLIENTLSARW is encoded by the coding sequence GTGAACGACGTGCCACACCCTCAGGTGCTGATTGTCGGGGCCGGCCCCACCGGCCTGGTCCTCGCCGCCCAGCTGAACCGGCTTGGTGTCGACTTCCGGATCATCGACAAGCACGCGGCTCCGCTGGAGCTGACCAAGTCCGCCGCCCTGCACGCCCGCACGCTGGAGCACTTCCGTGATCTCGGGGTGGTCGACCAGATCCTCGCCGAAGGGCAACGCGTCGACGTGCTCACGCTGCGGACCAGTCACCGCGACCGGCTCAGTGTCGACTTCCGCGTGCTCGCTGATACGGCCTATCCATACATACTGGATATTCCGCAGTACCGTACCGAGCACATACTTATCGATCACCTGGCGCAGTGTGGTGTTCCGCTCCACCGCAACACCACCCTGGTCGACCTCGCCGAGGCCGCCACCGGGGTCACCGCCACCGTCACCACGCCCGACGGCGGCACGGAAACGATCACCGCACAGTGGGTCGTGGGCTGCGACGGCGCGCACAGCACGGTCCGGGAGCTGCGCGGTATCGGTTTCGATAGTGCCACGTACAGCGATCCCTGGGTGCTGTGCGACGCAGAGATCGATTGGCCGTTGCCGCGGAATGAAATGACCTTTTCCAGCGACAGCGTCGGTATCTACGGAGTGTTCCCCCTGCCCGGGCGGCGGCGGTACCGGCTGGCGTACACCCAGAGCATCGATGCCACCGGCCAGCCGGTGCAACCCACCCTCGACGACGCGCAGGCGGCCCTGTCCCGTACCGGCGTCCCCGGCACCATCGAATCCGCCGACCAGTTCTGGACCTTCGACCTGGCGCGTGGGCAGGCCACCGCCTACCGAGAAGGTCGGGTCTTCCTGGTCGGCGACGCGGGGCATGTGCACACCCCGTTCGGCGGACAGGGGCTCAACCTGGGCGTCGCCGACGCGATCAACCTGGGCTGGAAGCTGGCCGCGGTGGTCGCCGGTCGCGCGCCCGCCACGCTGTTGGACAGCTACCAGGCCGAGCGGCACCGTGTGGGTCGGCAGGTCGTCACCTTCACCCACCTCGGCGCGGAGGCGATGCTGCTGCGGGGCGACCCTCGCCGTCACCTGCGCGACGCCGTGCTGGCCGGACTCCAGGCCAGCGCGCCGGCCCGCCGGCTGCTCGCCCACCGGTTGTCCCAACTCGGGCACAGCTATCGCCGCACGGCCGGGGTGACCGGCCGCAGAGGCGGTTTGCGCGGTGGAGACCGGCTACCCGACCCGATGCTGTTCGATGGCATCAGCAATCAGCCGCAGCGCCTGCACGATCAGCTCGCCACCGACCGATACACCCTGCTGATGGCAGCAGCGGAGCCCGGTGCGGCCATGGCCCGGGAGATTGGAAGCCTTGCCGATGCCGTGGCCCGTCGTTGGGCCGGCGCGGTGGACCTGCGGTTGCTGACCCCGGCCTGGCAGCTTGCCCAATTCACGAGCCCTCGGGTTCCGGTGCTCCTCGACCGGGGCCGCACCGCCCGGGGCCTGTACGACTCCGGTGCTGCGGCCTTTGTGATCCGGCCGGACCGGCACCTCGGCTACGCCGGTCCGCTGGATCGGGCTCGCGTCGAGCAGCACGTGTCCGCCGTGCTGATCGAGAACACGCTGTCCGCCCGGTGGTAA
- a CDS encoding TetR/AcrR family transcriptional regulator → MPRVSEDHRAARRQQILAAAAARFARDGFHRTSMQDVVDESGMSFGAVYRYFRTKNDIVMAISLEAISMIETVVRDGVQAGRPVADLMATLPRALLTLEQIDERMRLAVQAWGEALRDQALAERMQSGLRRARAALKETIDVSYADSDVHIDAEAASQVLISIIQGFILQRAWDPHLDADSYGQAAQALIAGTLGRTGPEQPTPR, encoded by the coding sequence ATGCCGAGAGTCTCCGAGGACCACCGCGCCGCCCGTCGACAGCAGATCCTGGCCGCTGCCGCCGCCCGGTTCGCCCGCGATGGCTTCCACCGCACCTCCATGCAGGACGTGGTCGATGAGTCCGGCATGTCGTTCGGCGCCGTCTACCGCTACTTCCGCACCAAGAACGACATCGTCATGGCGATCTCCCTGGAGGCGATCAGCATGATCGAAACGGTGGTTCGCGACGGCGTCCAGGCCGGCCGCCCCGTCGCCGACCTGATGGCAACGCTCCCACGCGCGCTGCTCACCCTCGAACAGATCGACGAACGAATGCGGCTCGCGGTGCAGGCGTGGGGAGAGGCCCTCCGCGATCAGGCCCTCGCCGAACGCATGCAGTCGGGCCTGCGGCGGGCCCGCGCCGCACTGAAGGAGACCATCGACGTCAGTTACGCCGACAGCGACGTCCACATCGACGCGGAGGCCGCATCACAGGTCCTGATCTCGATCATTCAAGGCTTCATCCTGCAACGCGCCTGGGATCCCCACCTTGACGCCGACTCGTACGGTCAGGCCGCGCAGGCGCTGATCGCCGGAACTCTCGGCCGCACCGGGCCCGAGCAGCCGACACCGAGGTGA